The following are encoded in a window of Rubellicoccus peritrichatus genomic DNA:
- a CDS encoding glycosyltransferase family A protein, whose amino-acid sequence MKALPITVIIPAHQAEKYLQETIESILAQTTRPSEILVVDDGSTDQTNQIASSYTEVTVITHPTNLGLSNTLNTGIANAGQPWIAFLDADDLWLEDKLRQQWTQLQAPSVDQENTMVFTQIEQFMSPDLSPDQQLPLNEKHRIMKGIFKGTLLLHKKVFEKVGLFDPELTIGDFVDWYARSRENHVAEIMIPEVLTRRRIHQTNMGRVLSNQNGQLAKVMLNSIKRRKQRASAS is encoded by the coding sequence ATGAAAGCGCTCCCCATCACCGTAATCATCCCTGCGCATCAGGCGGAAAAATATCTGCAGGAAACGATCGAAAGCATTCTTGCGCAAACGACCAGGCCTTCAGAGATCCTCGTGGTCGATGATGGCTCCACCGATCAAACCAACCAGATCGCAAGCAGCTACACCGAGGTCACAGTCATCACCCATCCGACCAACCTAGGCCTGAGCAATACACTCAACACCGGCATCGCCAATGCAGGCCAACCCTGGATTGCCTTCCTCGATGCAGATGACCTCTGGCTGGAGGACAAACTCCGCCAGCAATGGACGCAGCTCCAGGCTCCTTCCGTGGACCAGGAAAACACCATGGTCTTCACCCAGATCGAACAATTCATGTCGCCCGACCTGAGCCCGGATCAGCAATTACCCTTGAACGAGAAACATCGAATCATGAAAGGGATCTTCAAGGGCACCCTGTTGCTTCATAAAAAGGTTTTCGAAAAGGTCGGCCTCTTTGACCCGGAGCTGACGATAGGCGACTTCGTCGACTGGTACGCCAGAAGCAGGGAAAACCATGTCGCCGAAATCATGATCCCCGAGGTCCTTACCCGCCGACGCATCCACCAGACCAACATGGGCCGCGTTCTCTCCAATCAAAACGGTCAACTGGCCAAGGTCATGCTCAACTCAATCAAGCGAAGAAAACAACGCGCCAGCGCAAGTTAA
- a CDS encoding PqqD family protein has product MLFEYYQKRSSEIVSEAIDGEAVVIDLNNGAYYSLEGAGLYVWEALVAGYSVSDITQKLEATFAESSANIGPKVEAMVTSLLESELLVGRDSASVTEPSSTTIPLPENLNSFEIQCYSDMKDLLMLDPIHEVDEQGWPQKADHADKV; this is encoded by the coding sequence ATGTTGTTCGAGTATTATCAGAAACGATCATCCGAAATCGTAAGTGAAGCAATTGACGGCGAAGCCGTCGTTATCGATCTTAATAATGGGGCTTATTACAGCCTTGAGGGAGCAGGCCTTTACGTGTGGGAAGCTCTCGTGGCCGGCTATTCTGTATCCGATATCACCCAAAAGCTAGAGGCTACCTTCGCTGAGTCATCCGCGAACATTGGCCCCAAAGTCGAGGCGATGGTGACTTCTCTTTTGGAATCAGAGCTTCTGGTCGGCAGGGATTCTGCATCAGTGACAGAGCCATCCAGCACAACCATTCCACTACCCGAGAATTTAAACAGCTTCGAGATCCAATGCTATTCAGACATGAAAGATTTGCTGATGCTGGATCCCATCCACGAAGTGGATGAACAAGGGTGGCCCCAGAAGGCGGATCATGCAGACAAAGTCTGA
- a CDS encoding glycosyltransferase family A protein: protein MSQTPQSTKQAPLISCIIALYNGEAFIREAIDSIIAQSYPNIEILVINDGSTDSGPDIAKTYSEVRIINQENQGEAAARNRGIAEARGDMIAFLDHDDYWHKDKLQTQVDALLADSSLGYVLCRVNLIHEAGAEDLQWATEKEKTEKHGAFYPSAILGNKSTFDTIGPFNEKAKVFTDVDWFARANDLGIKNQICPERLLYRRFHSDNLTRHAQSFKENIFGALFESVKRKKEQAKASQL from the coding sequence ATGTCCCAAACACCACAAAGCACAAAACAAGCTCCGCTGATCAGTTGCATCATTGCGCTCTACAACGGCGAAGCTTTCATCCGGGAAGCCATCGACAGCATCATTGCCCAAAGCTACCCGAATATCGAGATCCTCGTCATCAACGACGGCTCAACCGACAGCGGACCCGACATTGCAAAAACCTACTCTGAAGTACGAATCATCAATCAGGAAAACCAGGGCGAAGCCGCCGCCCGCAATCGCGGAATCGCCGAAGCCCGGGGCGATATGATCGCCTTCCTCGATCATGATGACTACTGGCATAAGGATAAGCTGCAAACACAGGTCGACGCACTCCTTGCAGACAGCTCACTCGGTTACGTCCTCTGCCGGGTCAACCTGATTCACGAAGCTGGCGCGGAGGATCTCCAATGGGCAACGGAAAAGGAAAAAACCGAAAAGCATGGTGCCTTCTACCCGAGTGCCATTCTTGGCAACAAATCTACATTTGATACAATTGGACCATTCAATGAGAAAGCAAAAGTCTTTACCGACGTGGACTGGTTTGCCCGGGCTAACGACCTTGGCATCAAAAACCAAATCTGTCCGGAACGCCTGCTCTACCGGCGGTTCCATAGCGACAATCTGACCAGGCACGCACAATCTTTCAAAGAAAATATATTCGGGGCACTCTTCGAATCGGTGAAGCGAAAGAAGGAACAAGCCAAAGCATCGCAGCTATGA